A genome region from Ammoniphilus oxalaticus includes the following:
- the cwlD gene encoding N-acetylmuramoyl-L-alanine amidase CwlD, with product MLKRKKALLWLACFLLLISILTYEYPENNSWTAWSLPLSGAIIAIDPGHGGFDGGAVSRDGLIEKDVALDISLYLRDFLQQAGALVIMTREEDVDLSQGGKLGQRKREDIHRRVKMVNESEADMMVSIHLNAIPSPRWYGAQTFYFPSKQENQTLAFLIQDEIKDKLENTDRFAKKIGNVYLLKNVEMTAALVEVGFLSNPGEAAKLSSVKYQKSMANAIYQGILRYYSDESIPDSEYVE from the coding sequence ATGCTTAAGCGCAAGAAGGCGCTTTTATGGCTGGCCTGTTTTTTGCTGTTAATATCCATATTAACCTATGAATACCCTGAGAATAATTCCTGGACGGCGTGGTCACTTCCATTATCCGGAGCGATCATAGCGATTGATCCAGGGCATGGCGGTTTTGATGGCGGGGCAGTTAGTCGAGACGGGCTAATTGAAAAGGATGTCGCCCTCGATATTTCACTATACCTCCGAGATTTTCTTCAACAGGCGGGAGCATTGGTGATTATGACGAGAGAAGAGGACGTGGATCTGTCGCAAGGTGGGAAACTAGGGCAGCGGAAACGGGAAGATATTCATCGTAGAGTAAAGATGGTTAATGAAAGTGAAGCGGATATGATGGTTAGTATTCATTTGAATGCGATTCCCTCACCACGCTGGTATGGCGCCCAAACTTTTTACTTCCCGTCTAAACAAGAAAACCAGACGCTTGCTTTTCTTATTCAAGATGAAATTAAAGACAAACTAGAAAATACGGATCGTTTTGCCAAAAAGATTGGAAACGTTTATTTACTGAAAAATGTGGAGATGACGGCAGCTCTTGTTGAGGTTGGTTTTCTGTCTAATCCAGGTGAAGCGGCAAAATTATCGTCAGTAAAATATCAAAAAAGTATGGCTAACGCGATCTATCAAGGAATTTTAAGATATTATAGCGACGAAAGCATCCCCGATTCGGAATATGTGGAATAG
- a CDS encoding MarR family winged helix-turn-helix transcriptional regulator, which yields MLNKELNQVLKKHDLFAAQWSVLYYVNQRGETTLTQIWKYLNVEAPTVTRTVKRLEELGWLSTYTGDDRREKRVRLKADASERLPEILETVNFFERKLMANLTESEQDLLMDLLNKLDNERS from the coding sequence TTGTTAAATAAAGAGTTGAATCAGGTATTAAAGAAGCATGATTTGTTTGCCGCGCAGTGGTCCGTTTTATATTACGTAAATCAACGTGGGGAGACGACATTAACACAAATTTGGAAATACCTAAACGTAGAAGCGCCAACTGTTACACGAACCGTGAAGCGCCTTGAAGAACTTGGTTGGCTTTCAACATACACGGGAGATGATCGCCGGGAAAAGAGAGTGCGATTAAAAGCAGACGCAAGCGAACGTCTACCCGAGATACTTGAGACTGTCAATTTCTTTGAACGTAAGCTGATGGCTAACCTGACTGAATCCGAACAAGATCTACTAATGGACTTATTAAACAAACTAGATAACGAAAGAAGTTGA
- a CDS encoding MFS transporter, whose protein sequence is MQREDTIWTKGFISLFFANLFIFIVFYGLVAALPLYALGVLGKTEQQAGLLMSVFMISAIIVRPFTGKILDTVGKRRSLWLSLIFFLICTLFYYLTPSFGWLLCLRFFHGIWFGVLTTACASIAADIIPARRRGTGLGYFTMSMNLGVVLGPLVSLSVIQAYSFHTLFIILSLFMIIGAIISILVPAYEECSLPSKVKKKLSIHDLFEKKALPVASLALLIGISYSSVLSYLSIYAQERGLLHLTSVFFLVYTSVMLLTRPFTGRLFDSKGPLYVVYPGLISFIIGLVLLAYTNSPTTFLIAGGFVGLGYGSIVPSMQTMAIQSVKIERSGYATATFFTLFDTGIAIGSFLFGIIAVAKGYSPIYIISAVVVGCVIVLTALKSQSKQVKETADIVSEAGPF, encoded by the coding sequence TTGCAGAGAGAAGACACTATCTGGACGAAGGGATTTATCAGTTTATTTTTTGCTAATTTATTTATTTTTATCGTTTTCTACGGCTTAGTAGCTGCGCTACCGCTTTACGCGCTTGGTGTTCTGGGAAAAACGGAACAGCAAGCTGGTCTATTGATGTCTGTCTTCATGATTTCCGCGATTATCGTCCGCCCTTTTACCGGAAAAATTCTTGATACTGTAGGAAAAAGAAGGTCGCTTTGGCTGAGTTTGATTTTCTTCTTGATCTGCACCCTTTTTTATTACCTTACTCCATCATTTGGATGGTTGCTTTGTCTTCGTTTTTTCCATGGTATCTGGTTCGGCGTTTTAACGACAGCCTGCGCGTCAATTGCGGCAGACATCATTCCCGCCCGTAGACGGGGGACAGGCTTAGGTTATTTTACAATGTCAATGAACCTTGGTGTTGTGCTTGGACCACTTGTCTCCTTATCCGTTATACAGGCCTATTCTTTCCATACTCTATTTATTATTTTAAGTTTATTTATGATAATCGGCGCGATCATTTCTATCTTAGTACCCGCTTATGAAGAATGCTCTTTACCAAGTAAAGTGAAAAAGAAACTTTCCATCCACGATCTTTTTGAAAAGAAAGCCTTACCCGTTGCTTCGCTCGCATTACTAATTGGGATATCATATTCAAGTGTTCTATCTTACTTATCCATCTATGCCCAAGAAAGAGGACTACTCCATCTGACAAGCGTCTTCTTCCTTGTGTATACATCGGTTATGCTTCTAACTAGACCGTTCACAGGAAGGTTGTTTGATAGCAAGGGACCCTTGTATGTTGTGTATCCCGGATTAATCAGTTTTATCATTGGGCTTGTGTTATTAGCTTATACTAATTCACCAACCACGTTCTTGATCGCAGGCGGCTTCGTCGGTCTTGGCTACGGTTCAATAGTGCCCAGCATGCAAACCATGGCGATTCAATCTGTAAAAATTGAACGAAGCGGCTATGCAACCGCCACCTTTTTTACACTCTTCGATACGGGCATTGCAATCGGATCCTTTCTCTTTGGCATTATTGCCGTAGCAAAAGGCTATTCGCCGATCTACATCATTTCTGCAGTCGTTGTAGGTTGTGTAATCGTCTTAACTGCGCTCAAAAGTCAAAGTAAACAAGTGAAAGAAACAGCGGATATTGTGAGTGAAGCAGGTCCATTCTAG
- a CDS encoding MBL fold metallo-hydrolase: MARKRYENYNNVCTTRTFLDLLRWSRERRAKKKDLTIQIPQHGAKQIKELYHNQNFPSITWIGHSTFLIQLNGVNILTDPVWSKRMGFQKRLTRPGIPIDELPKIDLVLISHGHYDHLSFGSIKKLKGDPTFFVPIGLGCAFKRRGYDQVVEADWWDHLRFDSVDFTFVPAQHWTRRTLTDMNTSRWGGWVIENTALDRCIYFVGDTGYFEGFKEIGDKFNHDIVLMPIGAYEPEWFMQQTHINPEDAIKAFVELKGKLFIPMHYGAYRLADDTGPEALERMYREWNRLKRTGDSLAVLKLGETLWLKNKGSQPID; encoded by the coding sequence ATGGCAAGGAAAAGATATGAAAATTACAACAATGTATGTACGACTAGAACCTTCCTCGACCTGCTTCGTTGGTCGAGGGAAAGGCGAGCGAAAAAGAAGGATTTAACGATCCAGATTCCCCAACATGGCGCAAAACAAATCAAAGAGTTGTATCATAATCAGAATTTCCCCTCCATTACGTGGATTGGACACTCAACATTCCTTATTCAATTAAATGGAGTCAATATTTTAACAGATCCTGTTTGGTCAAAACGGATGGGTTTTCAAAAACGATTGACTAGACCAGGCATTCCAATTGATGAATTACCCAAGATAGATCTTGTATTGATCTCGCATGGTCACTACGATCACCTCAGTTTTGGGTCGATTAAGAAATTAAAAGGGGATCCGACCTTCTTCGTTCCGATTGGGTTAGGCTGCGCTTTTAAACGACGCGGATATGATCAAGTTGTGGAAGCGGATTGGTGGGATCATTTGCGCTTTGATTCCGTGGATTTCACGTTTGTTCCCGCCCAGCATTGGACACGCCGAACTCTAACCGATATGAACACTTCACGCTGGGGTGGCTGGGTCATAGAAAACACTGCCCTGGACCGCTGTATTTATTTTGTTGGAGACACAGGATATTTCGAAGGTTTTAAAGAAATTGGTGATAAATTTAACCATGATATCGTTTTAATGCCGATTGGGGCGTATGAGCCTGAATGGTTTATGCAACAAACCCACATTAATCCAGAGGACGCCATTAAAGCTTTTGTAGAACTAAAAGGGAAACTGTTTATTCCGATGCATTATGGCGCGTATCGATTAGCCGATGATACAGGACCTGAAGCTCTCGAACGGATGTACAGGGAGTGGAACAGACTAAAACGAACCGGTGATTCTTTAGCTGTCTTAAAATTAGGCGAAACGCTCTGGTTAAAAAATAAGGGCTCTCAGCCGATTGATTGA
- the spoIIP gene encoding stage II sporulation protein P — protein sequence MNRLTLPNMVIVITLCGFLLVTSASWVVGNHYKDHFPPLLRQAVTELSNKLIVGALEHEIPYLRLESVDAEDPPLPFSLYLLQMFINVEPTNLLTVMESEIPGLSAFNPVKDPIIEEFIATESPAPLDVIKGQVEQTKEEMEAQATPPPRSVYLYNTHNTESWTFVTKDPNLNNAYDDKTNITLVSQKLAEELEKRGIQTKFDNVDIQKRLEDEGLSYPLSYAVSSKIVKEAMAKHNDISFVFDLHRDSSKKDASTMKINEKNYARVKFVIGQANPGWKENEKLANEFNRLLEERYPGITRPVDYKNSAKGNGEYNQSLSPNALLIEVGGPENTLEECYLTAEAIADVFADIYFKDDKKVDQPINDEERPM from the coding sequence ATGAATAGGTTAACATTGCCGAATATGGTGATCGTGATCACGTTATGCGGTTTCCTTTTAGTAACAAGCGCATCATGGGTCGTTGGAAATCATTATAAGGATCACTTTCCGCCTCTTCTTAGACAAGCTGTTACAGAATTATCGAATAAGCTTATTGTGGGGGCGTTGGAGCATGAGATTCCATATCTTCGCTTAGAATCGGTGGATGCGGAAGATCCGCCATTGCCGTTTTCCCTTTATTTGTTGCAAATGTTTATTAATGTAGAGCCTACTAACTTACTAACGGTCATGGAAAGTGAAATACCCGGATTGTCAGCTTTTAATCCTGTAAAAGATCCGATCATAGAAGAGTTTATTGCTACTGAATCACCTGCTCCACTAGATGTGATTAAAGGACAGGTAGAGCAAACAAAGGAAGAGATGGAAGCGCAAGCAACACCACCACCGCGTTCAGTTTACTTATACAATACCCATAATACGGAATCCTGGACTTTTGTGACGAAAGATCCGAATCTTAATAATGCCTATGATGACAAAACAAATATCACGTTAGTAAGCCAAAAATTAGCGGAGGAGTTGGAAAAGAGGGGCATTCAAACAAAATTTGATAATGTGGATATACAAAAAAGGTTGGAAGACGAAGGGCTTTCGTACCCGCTTTCCTATGCGGTCTCGTCTAAAATTGTCAAAGAGGCGATGGCGAAACATAACGATATTTCCTTTGTGTTTGATTTACATCGGGACTCATCCAAGAAGGACGCTTCAACAATGAAAATTAACGAAAAGAATTACGCTCGCGTTAAATTTGTGATTGGACAGGCGAATCCAGGCTGGAAAGAAAATGAGAAATTAGCGAATGAATTTAACCGCTTGTTAGAAGAAAGGTACCCTGGTATAACGAGACCAGTCGATTATAAAAACTCCGCAAAAGGTAACGGTGAATATAATCAATCGCTTTCTCCTAATGCCTTATTAATAGAAGTCGGCGGACCAGAAAATACGTTAGAGGAATGTTACCTCACTGCAGAAGCGATCGCGGATGTTTTTGCGGACATTTACTTCAAGGATGATAAAAAGGTGGATCAACCGATTAACGATGAGGAACGTCCGATGTAG
- the rpsI gene encoding 30S ribosomal protein S9 yields MATVQYYGTGRRKESIARVRLVPGDGRILINKREMDEFFGGLEVLKLIVKQPLNLTETVGKYDVLVNVRGGGTTGQAGAIRHGISRALLQADPDSRGSLKRAGFLTRDPRMKERKKYGLRGARRAPQFSKR; encoded by the coding sequence GTGGCAACTGTACAATATTACGGAACAGGACGTCGTAAAGAGTCCATAGCTCGTGTGCGTTTAGTACCCGGCGACGGACGTATTTTGATTAATAAGCGTGAGATGGATGAGTTCTTTGGCGGTTTAGAGGTATTAAAGCTGATCGTAAAACAACCTTTAAACTTAACAGAAACAGTAGGTAAGTATGATGTGCTTGTTAACGTTCGCGGTGGCGGAACAACGGGACAAGCCGGGGCGATTCGTCACGGTATTTCTCGCGCGTTATTACAAGCAGACCCAGACAGTCGCGGTTCGCTTAAGCGCGCTGGATTCTTAACGCGTGACCCACGCATGAAAGAGCGTAAGAAATACGGTCTTCGTGGAGCTCGTCGCGCGCCTCAATTCTCAAAACGTTAA
- the rplM gene encoding 50S ribosomal protein L13: protein MRTTYMAKPNQVERKWYVVDAAGQTLGRLASQIATVIRGKNKPEFTPHVDTGDFVIVINAEKVKLTGNKLNDKKYYFHSLYPGGLKTFTAAQMLQRRPERLVELAVKGMLPKNRLGRQLFTKLKVYTGESHPHAAQTPEVLEIRG from the coding sequence ATGCGTACCACATATATGGCTAAGCCTAATCAAGTTGAGCGGAAATGGTATGTTGTTGATGCTGCAGGACAAACATTAGGTCGTCTTGCTAGCCAAATCGCAACAGTTATTCGCGGAAAAAACAAGCCTGAGTTTACACCACATGTAGACACGGGAGACTTTGTTATCGTTATAAATGCGGAAAAAGTAAAGCTTACTGGGAATAAATTAAATGATAAGAAGTACTATTTCCACTCCTTATATCCTGGTGGATTAAAGACTTTTACTGCTGCTCAAATGCTACAAAGAAGACCGGAAAGATTAGTTGAACTAGCGGTTAAAGGAATGCTTCCGAAAAACCGTTTAGGTCGTCAATTATTTACAAAGTTAAAAGTATACACAGGCGAATCGCATCCACATGCGGCTCAAACACCTGAAGTTTTAGAAATTCGCGGTTAA
- the truA gene encoding tRNA pseudouridine(38-40) synthase TruA, translating to MQLSRIKCKVSYDGGNYGGFQLQDNVMSIQQRIEEALQGIVKVPTRIYASGRTDAGVHARGQVFHFDTSLRIPEERWPLALNAQLPDDIVILEATHVPSQFHARFDAIEKTYRYCLWNRRLPDVFTRKYAWHIPYSLDIGLMREATRSLIGEQDFTSFCAARAVVKNKIRHVYEIEIHEESPGQIWLTFRGNGFLYNMVRIMVGTLIQVGSGKVAVERVQEILEAKDRRLAGMTAPPEGLFLWNVKYEHS from the coding sequence ATGCAATTATCTAGAATCAAATGTAAGGTAAGTTATGACGGCGGTAATTATGGGGGGTTCCAGCTTCAGGATAACGTGATGTCGATCCAGCAGAGGATTGAAGAGGCTTTACAAGGTATTGTAAAAGTGCCGACGCGGATCTACGCTTCTGGTCGAACAGACGCTGGCGTCCATGCAAGAGGACAGGTGTTTCACTTTGACACATCTCTACGCATTCCTGAGGAACGCTGGCCGCTCGCCTTGAACGCTCAGCTACCTGATGATATCGTTATTCTTGAAGCCACTCACGTACCTTCCCAATTCCATGCCCGTTTTGATGCAATAGAAAAGACATACCGTTACTGTTTATGGAATCGTCGATTGCCCGATGTATTCACGCGTAAGTATGCTTGGCACATCCCTTATTCGTTGGACATTGGACTCATGCGAGAAGCCACGCGAAGTCTGATTGGCGAACAGGATTTCACTTCCTTTTGCGCGGCGAGAGCGGTTGTAAAAAATAAAATACGTCATGTCTATGAGATTGAGATCCATGAAGAATCGCCAGGGCAAATTTGGCTGACTTTTCGCGGTAATGGTTTTTTATACAATATGGTGCGTATCATGGTTGGGACTTTAATTCAGGTTGGCTCTGGCAAGGTAGCGGTCGAACGTGTCCAAGAAATTCTTGAAGCGAAAGATCGACGCTTAGCGGGTATGACCGCGCCGCCAGAAGGTTTATTTCTTTGGAATGTAAAGTATGAACACAGTTGA
- a CDS encoding energy-coupling factor transporter transmembrane component T family protein, with protein MNFLNQIPIGQYLQGQSFIHRLDPRSKLLFLLLFVGLVFGANEVSVYLTLIGFSLFSILLTKIPLTYIGRSIKPILWIILFTALIHVFMTKGGETLFTWKWIEIHEEGARQAVFISIRFILLIVMASLLTLTTSPIDLTDGIESLLHPFTRFGLPAHELAMMMSIALRFIPTIIEETDKIIKAQVSRGADFESGNVLKRAKHMIPLLIPLFVSTFRRAEELALAMEARGYRGGEGRTKLRELRWSRRDLALLFFSVILILLFIIFKGWFNAII; from the coding sequence ATGAATTTCTTGAATCAGATTCCAATCGGTCAATACCTTCAAGGCCAATCTTTTATCCACCGATTAGATCCGCGTTCAAAGTTGTTGTTTCTTCTTTTGTTTGTCGGTCTTGTTTTTGGGGCGAATGAAGTGAGCGTCTACCTAACCCTGATTGGCTTTTCTCTATTTTCAATCTTGCTAACGAAAATTCCACTAACTTATATTGGTAGAAGCATAAAACCCATTTTATGGATTATCCTGTTTACTGCATTGATTCATGTATTTATGACCAAAGGTGGGGAGACGCTGTTTACGTGGAAATGGATTGAAATTCATGAAGAAGGCGCGCGACAAGCCGTTTTTATTAGTATTCGTTTCATCTTGCTTATTGTCATGGCATCTCTGCTAACTTTAACAACCTCACCGATTGACTTGACGGATGGAATTGAAAGCCTGCTCCACCCTTTTACGAGATTTGGTTTGCCCGCTCATGAACTGGCGATGATGATGTCGATCGCGCTTCGGTTTATTCCTACTATAATCGAGGAGACAGATAAAATTATAAAGGCGCAAGTTTCACGCGGGGCAGACTTCGAATCGGGAAACGTTTTAAAACGGGCAAAGCATATGATTCCTTTACTCATTCCGCTGTTTGTAAGCACCTTTCGCAGAGCGGAAGAATTAGCGTTAGCGATGGAAGCGAGAGGTTATCGCGGCGGGGAGGGTCGAACAAAATTAAGGGAATTACGTTGGTCGAGGCGTGATCTGGCGTTGCTCTTTTTCAGTGTTATCCTAATCCTATTGTTCATTATTTTTAAAGGGTGGTTTAATGCAATTATCTAG
- a CDS encoding energy-coupling factor transporter ATPase has protein sequence MELIVKDLTHIYGQGSPYERIALDQVNLVIPSESFTAIIGPTGSGKSTLIQHFNGLLRPSSGEVQIGDTVITSTSKKMKLHALRKNVGLVFQYPEYQLFEETVEKDIAFGPLNYDLPYELAMTRVKEAMKVVGLEYDRFKDESPFKLSGGQKRRVALAGVLALQPQTLILDEPTAGLDPQGKRDILNQLYRLHRQEKWTTILVTHNMEDAAQYADQIVVLNDGQVFMQGTPAEIFEQEKRLRQISLDLPEISKFVRQLNEKLQSPLPTNIFSMDQLVNALLKRKKVGKR, from the coding sequence ATGGAACTTATTGTAAAGGACCTTACCCATATTTATGGACAAGGGAGCCCGTACGAACGAATTGCTTTAGATCAAGTGAATCTAGTGATCCCATCTGAGAGTTTTACTGCAATTATTGGTCCGACTGGATCTGGAAAATCAACCTTGATTCAGCACTTTAATGGGTTATTACGGCCTTCATCTGGGGAAGTGCAAATAGGTGATACAGTCATTACTTCTACTTCAAAGAAAATGAAATTACACGCCTTGCGCAAAAATGTAGGGCTTGTTTTTCAATACCCAGAGTATCAACTCTTTGAAGAAACGGTTGAAAAGGATATTGCTTTTGGTCCGTTAAACTATGATCTTCCTTATGAATTGGCGATGACCCGTGTGAAAGAAGCGATGAAAGTTGTCGGTTTAGAGTATGATCGTTTCAAAGACGAGTCACCATTTAAACTTAGCGGCGGACAAAAGCGACGGGTGGCGCTTGCTGGTGTTTTAGCGCTTCAACCGCAGACGCTTATTTTGGATGAACCAACGGCAGGCTTGGATCCTCAAGGAAAAAGGGATATCCTGAATCAACTATACCGTTTGCATCGTCAAGAGAAGTGGACAACGATCCTTGTTACTCATAATATGGAGGATGCCGCCCAATATGCCGATCAAATTGTCGTTTTAAATGATGGACAGGTTTTTATGCAAGGGACGCCCGCGGAAATTTTTGAGCAAGAAAAGCGGTTGCGTCAAATTAGTTTAGATCTGCCTGAAATCAGTAAGTTTGTAAGACAATTAAATGAGAAGTTACAATCGCCGTTGCCGACAAATATCTTTTCAATGGATCAGTTAGTTAATGCTTTGTTGAAAAGAAAAAAGGTGGGTAAAAGATGA
- a CDS encoding energy-coupling factor transporter ATPase has protein sequence MISFKQVCFSYEQEQPALIGIDLTIEAGEFVTIIGHNGSGKSTLAKHMNGLLQPSSGRVSVQGLCASEKENLWRIRQWIGMVFQNPDNQFVAPTVLDDVAFGLENLGVARKEMIERIEWALDQVEMWEYRDRQPHQLSGGQKQRVAVAGILAMKPKVIVLDESTAMLDPIGRQELLETMRKLHQEGITVVNITHYPDEALICDRLLVMNKGELFLQGTPQDVFKQISKLRSIQLDVPFVVELADRLRRKGVPLSVDIWKTDELVERLWNLL, from the coding sequence TTGATTTCGTTTAAACAAGTTTGCTTTTCGTATGAACAGGAGCAGCCTGCGCTTATCGGGATTGACTTGACGATTGAAGCAGGTGAGTTTGTTACGATCATCGGACATAATGGCTCAGGTAAATCGACGTTGGCCAAGCATATGAATGGCTTGTTGCAGCCATCCTCAGGCCGTGTATCTGTACAAGGTCTTTGCGCTTCAGAAAAAGAAAATCTGTGGCGGATTAGACAATGGATAGGAATGGTATTTCAAAATCCAGACAACCAGTTTGTCGCTCCAACGGTACTAGATGACGTTGCTTTTGGTTTAGAAAACCTCGGTGTTGCGCGAAAAGAAATGATCGAACGCATCGAATGGGCTCTAGATCAAGTTGAGATGTGGGAATATCGTGATCGTCAGCCCCATCAATTGTCCGGGGGACAAAAACAGCGGGTTGCTGTCGCGGGGATTTTGGCGATGAAACCGAAAGTGATTGTACTAGATGAAAGCACAGCCATGCTCGATCCCATTGGTCGGCAGGAGTTATTGGAAACGATGCGCAAGCTTCATCAAGAGGGGATCACCGTCGTCAATATTACGCATTACCCTGATGAGGCTTTAATTTGCGATCGGCTGCTCGTAATGAATAAGGGCGAACTCTTTCTTCAAGGAACGCCGCAAGATGTTTTTAAACAGATCAGTAAGTTACGCAGTATTCAATTAGATGTCCCGTTTGTCGTTGAATTGGCGGATCGGTTACGCAGAAAAGGGGTTCCTCTTTCTGTTGATATATGGAAAACGGATGAATTGGTGGAACGGCTATGGAACTTATTGTAA
- the rplQ gene encoding 50S ribosomal protein L17 encodes MAHSKVGRRTSARKALFRDLVTDLFINERIETTEAKAKEVRSIAEKMITLAKRGDLHARRQAAAFVRNEVADVTSGQDAVQKLFDDIASRYDERNGGYTRILKLGPRRGDGAPMVYLELV; translated from the coding sequence ATGGCACATTCTAAAGTTGGCCGTAGAACATCTGCGCGTAAAGCGTTGTTCCGCGATTTAGTAACAGATTTGTTTATTAATGAGCGTATCGAAACAACGGAAGCAAAAGCGAAAGAAGTTCGTTCAATCGCGGAAAAAATGATTACTTTAGCAAAACGCGGAGACCTACATGCGCGCCGTCAAGCGGCTGCGTTTGTGCGCAATGAAGTTGCGGATGTAACATCTGGTCAAGACGCAGTTCAAAAGTTATTTGATGATATCGCTTCTCGTTATGATGAACGTAATGGCGGTTATACTCGTATTCTTAAACTTGGGCCTCGCCGTGGAGACGGAGCGCCTATGGTGTATTTGGAACTCGTATAA
- a CDS encoding DNA-directed RNA polymerase subunit alpha: MIEIEKPKIEVVDINENSTYGKFVVEPLERGYGTTLGNSLRRILLSSLPGAAVTSVQIDGVLHEFSTIEGVVEDTTQIILNLKQLSLRIHSDEEKYLEIDAEGGGDVKAGDIRADSDVEILNPDLHIATLEEDARLHIRLKASRGRGYVPADQNKDPEQPIGVIAIDSIYTPITRVNYQVENTRVGQVTNFDKLTLDVWTDGSIRPEEAVSLGAKIMNEHLNLFIGLTEEAQEAEIMVEKEEDKKEKVLEMTIEELDLSVRSYNCLKRAGINTVQELTMKTEEDMMKVRNLGRKSLEEVQTKLAELDLALRKDD, encoded by the coding sequence ATGATTGAAATAGAAAAGCCTAAAATAGAAGTAGTAGATATAAATGAGAACTCTACCTATGGTAAGTTTGTCGTAGAACCTCTTGAGCGTGGCTATGGAACAACACTTGGGAACTCCTTACGTCGTATTTTACTATCTTCTCTACCTGGAGCGGCTGTCACTAGTGTTCAAATTGACGGGGTATTACATGAATTCTCTACGATCGAAGGGGTAGTAGAAGATACGACGCAAATTATTCTCAATTTAAAACAACTCTCTTTACGGATTCATTCAGATGAAGAGAAGTACCTCGAGATTGACGCTGAGGGTGGCGGGGATGTCAAAGCTGGCGATATCCGCGCGGATAGTGATGTTGAGATTCTAAATCCTGATCTACACATTGCTACTCTGGAAGAAGATGCACGACTGCATATTCGCTTGAAGGCGAGTCGCGGCAGGGGGTATGTTCCAGCTGATCAAAACAAGGATCCCGAACAACCGATTGGAGTCATTGCAATTGACTCGATCTATACGCCGATTACGCGTGTAAACTATCAAGTTGAGAATACGCGTGTTGGACAGGTGACGAACTTTGATAAGTTGACGCTTGATGTATGGACAGACGGAAGCATCCGTCCGGAAGAAGCGGTAAGCCTTGGCGCTAAAATCATGAATGAACATCTGAATCTATTTATTGGCTTAACTGAGGAAGCTCAGGAAGCTGAGATTATGGTAGAAAAAGAAGAAGATAAGAAAGAAAAAGTTCTTGAAATGACGATTGAAGAACTTGATCTTTCAGTTCGTTCTTATAACTGTCTGAAGCGGGCAGGGATTAACACAGTTCAAGAACTGACGATGAAAACGGAAGAAGATATGATGAAAGTTCGTAACCTTGGCCGAAAATCATTGGAAGAAGTTCAAACGAAACTGGCAGAACTCGATCTCGCCCTGCGTAAAGATGATTAA
- the rpsK gene encoding 30S ribosomal protein S11: MAKRRNVATRTKRRDRKNIEAGVAHIRSTFNNTIVTITDPHGNTVSWASAGGLGFKGSRKSTPFAAQMAAEQAARTAMEHGMRSVEVTVKGPGAGREAAIRSLQAAGLEVNMIKDVTPIPHNGCRPPKRRRV, from the coding sequence ATGGCGAAAAGAAGAAATGTTGCAACCCGTACGAAACGTCGTGACAGAAAAAACATTGAGGCTGGCGTCGCTCACATTCGATCAACATTCAATAACACGATCGTGACGATTACAGATCCTCATGGCAATACAGTCTCTTGGGCGAGCGCAGGTGGACTAGGTTTTAAAGGTTCACGTAAAAGCACGCCTTTTGCTGCGCAAATGGCTGCAGAGCAAGCGGCTCGAACAGCAATGGAGCATGGTATGAGATCTGTAGAAGTAACGGTAAAGGGCCCAGGGGCTGGACGCGAAGCCGCGATCCGTTCTCTGCAAGCTGCTGGATTAGAAGTGAACATGATTAAAGATGTGACTCCTATTCCGCACAACGGGTGCCGTCCACCAAAACGTCGTCGTGTCTAA